Proteins encoded together in one Carya illinoinensis cultivar Pawnee chromosome 3, C.illinoinensisPawnee_v1, whole genome shotgun sequence window:
- the LOC122305242 gene encoding isoeugenol synthase 1-like, with amino-acid sequence MACEKSKILVFGATSYLGNFMVKASVSLGHPTFAYIRPLLKPNINSNANPPKLGLLKEYEALGVTIIYGELDEYGKLVAAIRHVDVVISTLAVPQHLDQLKIIQAMKDAGNIKRFVPSEFGNEIDRVSGLPAFEALLENKRKIRRATEEAGIAFTYVSANSFAAYFVHHLLHPHEKREEVDVFGSGEAKAVLNYEGDVAAYTIKAATDPRVANRVIVLRPPGNIVSEMDLISLWEKKTGRTLKRIYVPEEEIVKLSETAPFPDNIRMAILHNIFVKGDQTSFELTENDLEASKLFYDHNHTSIDALLDIFLVNPPKPKLASF; translated from the exons ATGGCTTGTGAAAAGAGCAAGATTCTGGTATTCGGAGCCACGAGTTACCTCGGCAATTTCATGGTGAAGGCCAGCGTTTCTCTGGGCCATCCAACCTTTGCCTACATCCGCCCATTGCTCAAACCGAATATCAACTCCAACGCCAACCCTCCCAAGCTAGGTCTTCTCAAAGAATACGAGGCTTTGGGAGTCACCATTATCTAT GGCGAATTGGATGAGTACGGGAAGCTTGTAGCAGCGATTCGCCATGTGGATGTTGTCATTTCTACGTTGGCTGTTCCTCAACACCTTGATCAATTGAAGATAATCCAAGCCATGAAGGATGCTGGAAATATAAAG AGATTTGTTCCGTCAGAATTTGGAAACGAAATTGACAGAGTGAGTGGATTACCGGCTTTTGAGGCTCTGCTTGAGAACAAAAGGAAGATCAGGAGGGCTACCGAAGAGGCCGGAATTGCGTTCACTTACGTCTCTGCGAACTCTTTTGCAGCGTATTTCGTTCACCACTTGCTTCATCCTCACGAAAAACGTGAGGAAGTAGATGTTTTTGGAAGTGGGGAAGCCAAGg CTGTGTTAAATTATGAGGGGGATGTTGCAGCCTATACCATAAAAGCAGCCACTGATCCAAGGGTAGCTAATCGGGTCATCGTACTTAGACCACCGGGAAACATTGTATCTGAGATGGACTTGATTTCTTTATGGGAGAAAAAGACAGGACGAACTCTGAAACGAATTTATGTCCCCGAAGAGGAAATAGTAAAGCTCTCTGAGA CCGCACCATTCCCGGATAACATACGTATGGCTATCCTTCACAACATCTTCGTCAAAGGGGACCAGACGAGCTTTGAACTCACTGAAAACGACCTAGAGGCCTCCAAACTATTCTACGATCACAACCATACTTCCATTGATGCCCTCCTTGACATTTTCTTGGTTAATCCTCCCAAACCCAAACTGGCATCGTTTTAA